A stretch of the Macellibacteroides fermentans genome encodes the following:
- a CDS encoding tetratricopeptide repeat protein: protein MERPKYIAIRIWFVSLLLTFSSAVAMGQTTYREPIYLAYIQGDMSRWEAIIRLMEERSDDITDEERKELVGYYYGYIGFLLGTDQKDKAQGYITKGEKHLNALLKSAPNDVTALAYKGSFIGFRIGTNKFKALTLGNESISYINRAYKLDSQNVQAILDKGNLLYHMPGIFGGDKKEALRLYEKAVLRMEKHQNLKQNWLYLNVLTTIARHYEEEKQWQKAVQVYEKILQQEPEFSWVKDTLYPAAKRIAAKNKK, encoded by the coding sequence ATGGAAAGACCGAAATATATTGCAATAAGAATCTGGTTTGTTAGTCTGCTGTTGACCTTTTCTTCCGCCGTTGCGATGGGGCAGACTACCTATCGGGAACCCATCTATCTGGCCTATATACAGGGAGACATGTCCCGGTGGGAGGCTATCATCCGACTGATGGAAGAGCGTTCGGATGATATCACCGACGAAGAACGGAAAGAGCTGGTAGGCTATTACTATGGTTATATTGGCTTTCTTTTAGGAACAGACCAGAAGGATAAGGCCCAGGGCTATATCACTAAAGGAGAGAAACATCTGAACGCCCTGTTAAAGTCGGCCCCCAACGATGTAACCGCCCTTGCCTATAAAGGATCTTTTATCGGTTTCAGGATAGGAACCAATAAGTTTAAAGCCTTAACATTGGGAAATGAAAGTATTTCATATATAAACAGAGCCTATAAGCTGGACTCTCAGAATGTGCAGGCCATCCTGGACAAAGGCAATCTTTTGTATCACATGCCCGGTATATTTGGAGGAGATAAAAAAGAAGCCTTGCGTTTGTACGAGAAAGCGGTGTTACGCATGGAAAAACATCAAAACCTTAAACAAAACTGGTTATATCTGAATGTGCTTACAACCATTGCCAGACACTACGAAGAAGAAAAACAATGGCAGAAAGCAGTACAGGTTTATGAAAAAATACTGCAGCAAGAACCCGAGTTCAGTTGGGTTAAAGATACGTTATATCCTGCTGCGAAGCGGATTGCGGCTAAGAATAAGAAATAA
- a CDS encoding BlaI/MecI/CopY family transcriptional regulator → MKEITTREEEVMRHFWSAGALFVKQIVDMYPDPKPHFNTISTYVRSLEEKGYLNHEALGTTFRYFPVISEEEYKKGNLGNVIKKYFDSSYLNVVSTFIREDKISVDEVKRLLEEVEKQSKE, encoded by the coding sequence ATGAAAGAGATAACAACAAGAGAAGAAGAGGTGATGCGCCATTTCTGGTCGGCCGGAGCTTTGTTCGTAAAACAGATCGTTGATATGTATCCGGATCCTAAACCACATTTCAACACCATATCCACCTATGTGCGTAGCCTGGAAGAGAAAGGCTACCTGAACCACGAAGCACTGGGTACAACCTTCCGTTATTTTCCGGTGATAAGTGAAGAAGAATATAAGAAAGGAAACCTGGGAAATGTGATCAAAAAGTATTTCGATAGTTCGTATCTGAATGTTGTTTCTACTTTTATAAGGGAAGATAAGATTTCGGTGGACGAAGTAAAGAGGTTATTGGAAGAGGTGGAAAAACAATCAAAGGAATAA
- a CDS encoding M56 family metallopeptidase, translating to MEPFLYFLLKNSICLLLFYGFFYLSVKQSVFHRLNRYLLFILFALSIGLPFFQADGLSHLYDREKIVVNTLILSGKGAAIPAAVHTAFPWMEVLVYLYFAGLLLVAAYFARACVQVGKILRGSNVRLWKDGTKIYVTEQDVTPFTWMNKIVISNTDLERNGDLIIDHEQAHIRLRHSIDIIIITLLNLLFWFNPFGWLLRRLLLQIHEFEADRRLLSDGIDATQYKLVLIRRSAGEQTFAMASNLSYRSLQKRIEMMTKKNSSSASRLIYCSGIPVVLLAAVLLAAPAVNAQKRAKSDRPVSDSTKVVMNVQMVHLDNKPGSKENVLVVTGVKGQPTKQVTKTEVRDNQIEVTADIRTPTSIVIRMDTSSLETQADGSLTLKATPLFIVDGLPVSSIDAINPDDIESVNVLKGESATAIYGKRGENGVILITMKKAKE from the coding sequence ATGGAACCTTTCTTGTACTTTTTATTGAAGAACAGCATCTGTCTGCTTCTGTTTTACGGCTTTTTCTATCTGTCGGTAAAGCAGAGCGTATTCCACCGCCTGAACCGTTACCTGCTTTTTATCCTTTTTGCCCTTTCGATAGGTCTGCCCTTTTTCCAGGCAGACGGATTATCCCATCTGTATGACCGTGAAAAGATTGTGGTCAACACCCTTATCCTATCCGGCAAGGGGGCGGCAATTCCTGCCGCAGTACATACTGCTTTTCCATGGATGGAGGTTCTTGTTTATCTCTACTTTGCAGGCCTGCTGCTTGTTGCCGCCTATTTCGCGAGAGCCTGTGTACAGGTTGGGAAGATACTACGAGGCAGTAACGTGAGGTTATGGAAGGACGGCACAAAGATCTATGTAACGGAACAGGATGTAACTCCCTTTACCTGGATGAATAAAATAGTGATTTCCAATACAGATCTTGAACGGAACGGCGACCTGATAATCGATCACGAACAGGCCCACATCCGTCTGCGTCATTCAATCGACATAATTATAATAACCCTGCTGAACCTGCTGTTCTGGTTTAACCCCTTCGGCTGGCTGCTCAGACGTTTATTGCTTCAGATACATGAGTTCGAAGCGGACAGGCGTCTACTTAGTGATGGCATCGATGCAACCCAATATAAATTAGTATTAATCCGCAGAAGCGCTGGCGAGCAAACCTTTGCCATGGCAAGCAATCTGTCCTACCGTAGTCTGCAAAAACGTATTGAAATGATGACAAAAAAGAATTCAAGTTCTGCATCCCGACTCATCTATTGTTCGGGTATCCCGGTAGTTTTATTGGCTGCCGTTCTTTTGGCTGCACCGGCCGTTAATGCACAGAAACGTGCTAAGAGCGATCGCCCGGTTTCCGACTCAACCAAAGTTGTAATGAATGTTCAGATGGTTCATCTGGATAACAAACCCGGCTCGAAGGAGAATGTACTGGTAGTTACAGGTGTAAAAGGACAACCAACCAAGCAGGTAACCAAAACGGAAGTTAGAGATAATCAGATTGAGGTAACGGCCGATATCCGCACCCCCACCTCCATTGTTATACGTATGGACACATCCAGCTTGGAAACTCAGGCGGATGGTTCTTTAACACTTAAAGCAACACCGCTATTTATAGTAGACGGACTTCCCGTATCTTCCATCGATGCCATTAATCCGGATGATATTGAAAGTGTAAATGTGCTTAAAGGAGAGTCAGCTACCGCCATTTATGGTAAGCGAGGCGAAAATGGTGTGATTCTTATCACCATGAAGAAAGCGAAAGAGTAA
- a CDS encoding HD domain-containing protein, whose amino-acid sequence MKTLVNTLMMRVIEYFASKDMSQITHTLCVHEYTRLIALREGYKTRKVLLLELAALLHDIGCPRSKELYGNCLPVNQERIGAEIVSEWMPAYGKLAPKEIDWLVKVVGTHHQLPMAKEYGFEALFEADLIVNLMEGYYPKEKAALYEKNMVRTASGKALFELFFHHGKMDIKSD is encoded by the coding sequence ATGAAAACCCTTGTGAATACCCTGATGATGCGTGTGATAGAATATTTTGCATCAAAAGACATGTCTCAGATTACGCATACACTTTGTGTGCACGAATATACGCGTTTGATTGCTTTAAGGGAGGGTTACAAGACCCGCAAAGTATTGTTGCTGGAGCTGGCAGCCTTGTTGCACGACATTGGTTGTCCTCGTTCCAAGGAGCTTTACGGCAATTGCCTGCCCGTTAATCAGGAGCGGATCGGAGCCGAAATTGTGTCCGAATGGATGCCTGCCTATGGCAAACTGGCTCCTAAGGAGATCGATTGGCTGGTAAAGGTAGTAGGTACGCATCATCAGCTGCCCATGGCAAAGGAATATGGATTCGAAGCGTTGTTTGAAGCCGACCTGATTGTGAATCTGATGGAAGGATACTATCCAAAGGAGAAGGCTGCTCTGTACGAAAAGAATATGGTGCGGACAGCCTCGGGTAAGGCCTTGTTCGAATTATTCTTCCATCACGGAAAGATGGATATCAAGTCGGATTAA
- a CDS encoding GNAT family N-acetyltransferase, producing the protein MMKMILNTNLNDTARLHALQPTDAEDIFRAIDSQRDYLGKWLPFVEFTRSVEDSVQFVTEALELPEDKKEHLFAIRVNDSFAGLIGFKDTDRMNRKTEIGYWLCEPYQGKGIMTAAVKALCDFAFQELNMNRIQIKCAVGNEPSKRIPRRLGFTFEGIERDGELLTGGIYTDIEVYSLLKLDVAPQ; encoded by the coding sequence ATGATGAAAATGATTTTGAATACTAACCTAAATGATACGGCGCGGTTGCACGCCCTGCAGCCGACAGATGCCGAAGATATTTTTCGGGCAATCGATTCTCAACGGGACTATCTTGGGAAATGGCTCCCTTTTGTAGAGTTTACCCGGTCTGTAGAAGATTCGGTTCAGTTTGTTACGGAGGCTTTGGAGCTTCCGGAAGATAAAAAGGAGCACCTGTTTGCCATACGGGTTAACGACTCCTTTGCCGGCCTTATCGGATTTAAGGATACAGACCGGATGAACCGTAAGACTGAGATCGGGTACTGGCTTTGCGAGCCCTATCAGGGGAAAGGGATTATGACTGCCGCGGTAAAGGCGTTGTGCGATTTTGCTTTTCAGGAATTGAATATGAACCGGATACAGATTAAGTGCGCTGTGGGTAATGAGCCCAGTAAACGCATTCCCCGCCGGCTCGGCTTTACTTTTGAGGGTATCGAGCGGGACGGGGAATTGCTCACCGGTGGCATCTATACGGATATTGAGGTTTACAGCCTGCTGAAGCTGGATGTAGCACCCCAATAA
- a CDS encoding MFS transporter → MIKLKEKIGYGFGDMASSMFWKLFGSYLMIFYTDVFGLPAAVVGTLFLVTRVWDSAFDPIVGVVADRTHSRWGKFRPYLLFLAIPFSVIGVLTFVTPPFGDNGKLIYAYVTYSLMMMVYSAINVPYASLLGVMSDNPKERNTLSTYRMAFAYIGSFIALLLFMPMVNFWSGHSKEIAAQQQGWTLAVAVIAVMCALLFIGCFALTRERVKALHEKQAPLKEDLKDLWKNRPWWILLGAGVAALVFNSIRDGATVYYFKYFIVEEDFQTISFFGVSFVLSGLYLSVGQIANIAGVILAAPVSNRIGKKQTYMGSMAIATVLSILFFWFDKDNLPLIFTFQILISICAGSIFPLLWSMYADCTDYSELKTGNRATGLIFSSSSMSQKFGWAIGSALTGWLLSYFGFVANEVQQAEAIQGIKMFMSFLPAAGTLLSIVFISMYPLSEKKMLEISAALKSRRAETVKS, encoded by the coding sequence ATGATTAAATTAAAGGAAAAGATAGGCTATGGCTTCGGCGACATGGCCTCGTCCATGTTTTGGAAACTGTTCGGTTCCTACCTGATGATTTTCTATACGGATGTGTTCGGGTTGCCTGCTGCGGTAGTTGGCACCCTGTTTCTGGTAACCCGCGTGTGGGACTCGGCATTCGATCCCATTGTGGGTGTGGTGGCCGACCGCACCCATTCCCGCTGGGGTAAATTCCGTCCTTACCTGCTTTTTCTGGCCATTCCCTTTTCTGTAATCGGAGTGCTTACCTTCGTCACCCCTCCGTTCGGCGATAACGGAAAGCTGATTTATGCCTACGTTACCTATTCGTTGATGATGATGGTCTATTCGGCCATCAACGTACCCTATGCCTCTTTGCTTGGGGTGATGAGCGACAATCCGAAAGAGCGTAACACATTGTCCACCTATAGGATGGCATTTGCCTATATCGGAAGTTTCATTGCACTGCTCCTCTTTATGCCGATGGTAAACTTCTGGAGCGGTCACAGTAAAGAAATTGCCGCTCAGCAACAAGGCTGGACCCTAGCGGTGGCAGTGATAGCCGTAATGTGCGCCCTTCTGTTTATCGGTTGTTTTGCCCTTACCAGAGAACGGGTCAAGGCGCTTCACGAAAAGCAGGCGCCCTTAAAGGAGGATCTTAAAGATCTATGGAAAAACCGCCCCTGGTGGATTCTTCTGGGTGCGGGAGTTGCCGCCCTGGTATTTAACTCCATCCGCGACGGAGCCACTGTGTATTATTTTAAATACTTCATTGTTGAAGAAGACTTCCAGACCATTTCATTCTTCGGGGTGTCGTTTGTGTTGAGCGGACTCTATCTGTCGGTGGGCCAGATAGCCAACATCGCAGGAGTGATACTGGCAGCACCCGTAAGCAACCGTATCGGGAAAAAGCAGACCTATATGGGTTCGATGGCTATAGCCACCGTTCTAAGTATTCTCTTTTTCTGGTTCGACAAGGATAACCTGCCCCTGATTTTTACCTTTCAGATACTGATAAGCATTTGTGCAGGCAGCATTTTCCCGCTGTTGTGGTCTATGTATGCCGATTGTACCGACTATTCGGAGCTAAAGACCGGCAACAGAGCCACCGGATTAATATTCAGCTCCTCTTCGATGAGTCAGAAATTCGGATGGGCCATAGGAAGTGCGCTAACAGGCTGGCTGCTCTCCTACTTCGGATTCGTAGCCAACGAAGTGCAGCAAGCGGAAGCTATTCAGGGAATCAAGATGTTTATGAGTTTTCTGCCTGCCGCAGGAACCCTGCTTTCCATCGTCTTTATCAGCATGTATCCCCTCAGCGAGAAAAAGATGCTGGAGATAAGTGCCGCATTAAAAAGCCGAAGAGCCGAAACAGTGAAAAGTTAA
- a CDS encoding glycoside hydrolase family 130 protein: MMTFQDKVARLMHEHEVLVTAKNEPVAGGNGVYTRYKNPILTGAHTPVFWRYDLNEQSNPYLMERIGMNAAFNSGAMKWNGKYILVVRVEGADRKSFFAVAESPNGIDNFRFRDYPITMPDTEDPATNIYDMRLTAHEDGWIYGIFCAERHDPKAAAGDLSSATATAAIARTKDLVDWERLPDLKTKSQQRNVVLHPEFVNGKYALYTRPQDGFIDAGSGGGIGWALVDDMTCAEVKEEKIIDLRYYHTIKEVKNGEGPHPIKTPQGWLHLAHGVRGCAAGLRYVLYMYMTSLEDPTRLIATPGGFFMAPEGEERIGDVSNVLFTNGWIKDEDGTVYIYYASSDTRMHVATSTVDKLVDYCMNTPADGLTTAASVETLKDLIARNLKTLGRE, encoded by the coding sequence ATGATGACTTTTCAAGACAAAGTGGCCAGACTGATGCACGAGCACGAAGTGTTGGTTACGGCAAAGAACGAACCGGTTGCCGGAGGCAACGGAGTATATACACGCTACAAGAACCCGATTCTTACGGGTGCACATACACCTGTTTTCTGGCGTTACGACCTCAACGAGCAATCCAATCCATACCTGATGGAACGTATCGGGATGAATGCAGCCTTTAATTCGGGTGCGATGAAATGGAATGGCAAATATATACTCGTGGTGCGTGTAGAGGGAGCCGACCGTAAATCCTTTTTTGCCGTAGCAGAAAGTCCCAACGGAATAGACAACTTCCGCTTCCGGGATTACCCCATCACCATGCCCGACACGGAAGATCCGGCCACCAACATCTATGATATGCGGCTTACGGCCCATGAAGACGGATGGATTTACGGAATCTTCTGCGCAGAACGGCACGATCCCAAAGCAGCGGCAGGCGATTTGTCGTCGGCTACAGCCACGGCTGCCATAGCCCGCACCAAAGACCTTGTCGACTGGGAACGACTGCCGGATCTTAAGACTAAAAGTCAGCAACGCAACGTTGTACTTCACCCGGAATTTGTAAACGGCAAGTATGCCCTTTATACCCGTCCGCAAGATGGCTTTATAGATGCCGGCAGCGGAGGCGGAATCGGTTGGGCACTGGTGGATGATATGACCTGCGCCGAAGTGAAGGAAGAAAAGATAATAGACCTCAGATACTACCACACCATCAAAGAGGTTAAAAACGGTGAGGGTCCGCATCCCATAAAAACACCTCAGGGCTGGTTGCATCTGGCTCACGGAGTAAGAGGCTGTGCCGCCGGATTGCGTTATGTACTTTATATGTATATGACCTCCCTGGAAGATCCTACCAGACTGATAGCCACACCGGGCGGTTTCTTTATGGCTCCGGAGGGTGAAGAACGGATTGGCGATGTATCAAATGTGTTGTTCACAAACGGATGGATCAAAGACGAAGACGGAACCGTGTATATCTATTACGCATCGTCCGACACACGGATGCATGTGGCTACGTCGACTGTCGACAAGCTGGTGGACTATTGCATGAACACGCCGGCCGACGGACTTACCACCGCCGCTTCGGTTGAAACACTTAAAGACTTGATTGCACGGAATCTTAAAACATTGGGAAGGGAGTAA
- a CDS encoding glycoside hydrolase family 26 protein translates to MKKIATIVCASFLLLACNAEGKQQEDAGKTVQRTVQTENLLKNLKKIHQTGFMFGHHDDPLYGIKWEGDASRSDVKSVCGDYPAVMSFDLGHIELGSKESLDKISFDKIRTEMINQYKRGGMVSVSWHLDNPLTGGDSWDVKTPGAVTAILPGGSKHELFITWLDRIAAFFNQLKTDDGEKVPVLFRPWHEHTGSWFWWGKNLCTPDQYKQLWQLTRSRLDEKKVDNLLYAYSPGTEGIGDVYMERYPGNEYVDLLGVDGYQFGGVAGTDNYIKTLDMMLAFMTEKGKELDKPIALTETGLEALPMSNWWTEVLLPVVEKYPVAYVLVWRNARERDNHFYAPYPGQASAADFVKFYENPKTLFSQDNLNLYK, encoded by the coding sequence ATGAAAAAAATCGCAACCATCGTTTGTGCATCCTTTCTGCTATTAGCATGTAATGCCGAGGGCAAGCAACAGGAAGATGCCGGGAAGACAGTACAACGTACCGTCCAGACCGAAAATCTGCTTAAGAATCTGAAAAAAATCCATCAAACCGGGTTTATGTTTGGTCACCATGATGATCCGCTGTACGGAATCAAATGGGAAGGTGATGCCAGCCGCTCCGATGTTAAAAGTGTGTGCGGAGATTATCCGGCAGTGATGAGCTTCGATTTAGGACACATCGAACTGGGCAGCAAAGAGAGTCTGGATAAGATTTCCTTCGATAAAATCCGGACTGAAATGATAAATCAATACAAACGCGGTGGAATGGTCTCTGTAAGCTGGCACCTGGACAATCCCCTTACCGGAGGAGATTCGTGGGATGTTAAAACTCCGGGCGCAGTAACGGCGATTCTACCCGGCGGTTCAAAACACGAACTGTTTATTACCTGGCTGGACCGGATTGCAGCTTTCTTCAATCAGTTGAAGACAGACGACGGCGAAAAGGTGCCTGTGCTTTTCCGTCCCTGGCACGAACATACGGGAAGCTGGTTCTGGTGGGGAAAGAATCTTTGTACACCCGATCAGTATAAACAGCTGTGGCAGCTGACGCGCAGCCGCCTGGACGAGAAAAAGGTAGATAACCTGCTTTATGCCTATTCTCCGGGAACGGAAGGTATCGGAGATGTGTATATGGAACGCTATCCGGGCAACGAATATGTGGATCTGCTGGGTGTGGACGGGTATCAGTTCGGCGGTGTTGCAGGAACCGATAATTATATAAAGACACTGGATATGATGCTGGCCTTTATGACCGAAAAGGGAAAAGAGCTGGATAAGCCCATCGCCCTTACGGAAACGGGACTGGAGGCTCTGCCTATGAGTAACTGGTGGACGGAGGTTCTGTTGCCTGTTGTTGAAAAGTATCCGGTTGCTTATGTACTGGTATGGCGGAATGCCCGCGAACGTGATAATCATTTCTATGCACCGTATCCCGGTCAGGCTTCGGCTGCCGATTTTGTGAAATTCTACGAAAACCCGAAAACCCTGTTTAGTCAGGATAATTTAAACTTATACAAATAA
- a CDS encoding AraC family transcriptional regulator, whose protein sequence is MTTTGDSNHIIREITPLSDKDCFYIVERYKTEFTYPLHCHAEYELTFIEKGAGVKRIVGDSVEVIGDYDLVLITGKDLEHVWEQHTCVSSKIREITIQFSSDLFNQSLLNKNQFDSIHKMLESASMGISFPMDAILKVYDKLNTLASEREGFYAVIKFLTILYELSHYENARTLASSSFARIELNADSRRVKKVQEYINSHYTEEIRLHQMADLAGMTPVAFSRFFKLRTGKSLSDFIIDIRLGYAARQLVDSTHSISEICFACGFNNLSNFNRIFKKKKGCSPKEFRDNYRKTKILF, encoded by the coding sequence ATGACAACAACCGGAGACTCGAATCATATTATTCGCGAAATAACACCGCTTTCGGATAAAGACTGTTTTTATATCGTTGAACGATATAAAACGGAATTTACATATCCGCTCCATTGTCATGCCGAATACGAACTTACATTTATCGAAAAAGGCGCAGGTGTAAAGCGTATCGTTGGCGACTCGGTAGAGGTGATTGGCGACTACGACCTGGTGTTGATTACCGGCAAAGACCTTGAACATGTTTGGGAGCAGCATACGTGTGTATCTTCTAAGATAAGGGAGATCACAATTCAGTTCTCATCCGATCTGTTTAATCAAAGCCTTTTAAACAAGAATCAGTTCGACAGTATTCATAAAATGCTCGAATCGGCATCCATGGGTATAAGTTTTCCCATGGATGCCATTCTTAAAGTGTACGATAAACTAAACACCCTTGCTTCGGAAAGAGAGGGTTTCTATGCGGTCATTAAATTTCTTACCATCCTGTATGAACTCTCTCATTACGAAAATGCCCGTACATTGGCAAGCTCATCCTTTGCCCGGATTGAGCTGAATGCCGACAGCCGGCGGGTTAAGAAGGTACAGGAGTATATAAACAGCCATTATACGGAAGAGATTAGGCTACACCAAATGGCAGATCTAGCCGGAATGACCCCGGTGGCATTCAGCCGGTTCTTCAAACTTCGTACCGGAAAAAGTCTTTCCGATTTCATAATTGATATCCGTTTGGGCTATGCCGCCAGGCAATTGGTAGACTCCACCCACTCCATATCCGAGATCTGCTTTGCCTGCGGATTCAATAACTTGTCCAATTTCAACCGGATATTCAAGAAGAAAAAAGGATGTTCGCCCAAAGAGTTCAGAGACAATTACCGGAAGACTAAAATCCTCTTTTAG
- a CDS encoding glycoside hydrolase family 43 protein encodes MRNLVLLLGVLLGTFMDMHAQDGFQNPVIPGFHPDPSVCRVGDNYYLVTSSFEFFPGVPVFHSKDMIHWEQIGHCLTKPSQLKLDKSGASGGIYAPTIRYNNGTFYMITTNVSDKGNFIVHTQDPAGEWSEPVWLKQEGIDPSLYFEGDKCYMVSIPNGICLCEINPLTGEQLTESKKIWNGTGGRYPEAPHIYKKDGWYYLLIAEGGTEYGHMVTIARSRSIDGPYESNPANPILTHRNENAQNNPIQGTGHADIVQAHDGSWWMVLLGFRPQSGTHHLLGRETFLAPVRWDQNAWPVVNGNGTISLQMDVPTLPQQKTADKPVRTDFNEPYLGFEWNYLRNPDQKRYSLDERKGFLRLKASSVTLDQVASPTFVGRRQEHIAFTATTALELQQGSANDEAGVTLYMNPDFHYDLYCRQLGNGKQSLVLRYRLGLMNHIEKEITLPKGKLYLRVKGGNEHYTFLYSTDNVTFHEAGKMDTKLISTETAGGFTGIYIGLYATASSSSSKAYADFDWFDYAY; translated from the coding sequence ATGAGAAATCTAGTATTATTATTGGGGGTTCTTTTGGGAACTTTTATGGACATGCATGCACAAGACGGATTTCAGAATCCGGTTATTCCCGGATTTCACCCGGATCCAAGCGTCTGTCGGGTTGGAGACAATTATTATCTGGTTACAAGCAGCTTCGAATTCTTTCCCGGAGTTCCGGTGTTTCATAGTAAGGATATGATCCATTGGGAACAGATAGGACATTGCTTAACAAAGCCATCGCAGTTAAAACTGGATAAAAGCGGTGCATCTGGTGGAATCTATGCCCCAACGATCCGGTATAATAACGGAACATTTTACATGATAACGACCAACGTTTCGGACAAAGGAAATTTCATTGTTCATACTCAAGATCCCGCCGGCGAATGGTCGGAGCCTGTTTGGCTGAAACAAGAGGGTATCGACCCTTCTCTCTATTTTGAAGGAGATAAATGCTACATGGTTTCCATACCCAACGGAATCTGTTTGTGCGAAATCAATCCTCTTACCGGAGAACAACTCACCGAATCGAAGAAGATATGGAACGGAACCGGCGGAAGATACCCCGAAGCCCCTCATATTTACAAGAAGGATGGCTGGTATTATCTGCTGATTGCCGAAGGAGGAACCGAATACGGACACATGGTAACCATAGCCCGGAGCAGATCGATAGACGGACCGTACGAATCGAATCCTGCTAATCCGATCCTTACCCACAGAAATGAAAATGCACAGAATAATCCGATTCAGGGAACCGGTCATGCCGATATCGTACAGGCACACGATGGTTCCTGGTGGATGGTATTGCTGGGCTTCCGTCCTCAATCCGGAACGCACCATCTTTTGGGAAGAGAAACATTCCTTGCTCCTGTTCGCTGGGATCAGAATGCGTGGCCGGTGGTGAATGGAAACGGAACCATCTCCCTGCAGATGGATGTGCCTACACTCCCTCAACAGAAAACTGCGGATAAGCCGGTGCGGACCGATTTTAATGAACCGTATCTGGGTTTTGAATGGAATTACCTGCGTAATCCGGATCAAAAACGCTATAGCCTTGATGAGAGGAAAGGTTTCCTGCGACTAAAGGCTTCGTCTGTTACGTTAGACCAGGTCGCATCTCCTACTTTTGTGGGCAGAAGGCAGGAGCACATTGCATTTACGGCAACTACCGCCCTGGAGTTACAACAAGGGTCGGCAAACGATGAGGCGGGTGTAACACTCTATATGAACCCTGATTTTCATTACGATCTGTATTGCAGGCAGCTCGGCAACGGCAAACAGTCGCTTGTATTACGTTACCGGTTGGGCTTGATGAACCACATCGAAAAAGAGATAACGCTACCGAAAGGGAAACTGTATCTGCGCGTGAAGGGAGGAAATGAGCATTACACCTTCCTTTACTCGACTGACAATGTTACCTTTCATGAAGCAGGAAAAATGGATACCAAGCTGATAAGCACTGAAACGGCAGGCGGATTTACAGGCATCTACATCGGACTCTATGCGACGGCCTCTTCATCATCGTCGAAAGCCTACGCAGATTTCGACTGGTTTGATTATGCTTATTGA
- a CDS encoding NAD(P)H-dependent oxidoreductase — protein sequence MELLKVLNERYATKKMNGATVPQEKVEAIVEAARLAPTSSGLQPFKVIVITNKELKEKIVPIAFNQSQVADCSHLLVFAAWDNYTNERITQILDYTVAERGLPTGTMDEYKNRLLSIYGNRDAELNFIHAAHQSYIAFGLAIAAAGELKVDATPMEGFDAEALDKLLGLREQGLRSVTMLPLGYRDEANDWLVNLKKVRRPKEEFVSEIK from the coding sequence ATGGAATTATTAAAAGTGCTCAACGAGCGATATGCAACGAAGAAGATGAATGGCGCAACCGTGCCTCAGGAAAAAGTGGAAGCAATTGTAGAGGCGGCCAGATTGGCTCCTACCTCTTCCGGTTTACAACCTTTCAAGGTGATCGTTATAACAAACAAAGAGCTAAAGGAAAAAATTGTACCGATTGCCTTTAATCAATCTCAGGTTGCTGATTGTTCGCATTTGTTGGTTTTTGCTGCGTGGGATAATTATACAAACGAACGTATTACACAGATATTGGATTATACCGTAGCGGAAAGGGGACTACCAACCGGTACGATGGATGAATACAAAAACAGACTTTTAAGTATATATGGTAACCGCGATGCCGAACTGAACTTTATCCATGCGGCTCATCAATCTTACATTGCCTTTGGATTAGCGATTGCTGCTGCAGGCGAATTAAAAGTGGATGCCACCCCTATGGAGGGTTTTGATGCCGAAGCATTGGACAAGCTACTGGGACTTCGCGAGCAGGGTTTGCGTAGCGTAACCATGTTGCCATTGGGCTATCGCGACGAGGCCAACGACTGGCTGGTAAATCTAAAGAAAGTAAGACGTCCGAAAGAAGAGTTTGTTTCCGAAATTAAGTAA